A stretch of Geminocystis sp. NIES-3708 DNA encodes these proteins:
- a CDS encoding protein NO VEIN domain-containing protein, with protein sequence MSQVRGIADKLQPEVIVKGSLFPEPIKIITTIALGESLKVIGSGVKSQKTYQPILNLEQLLQLEISPETEPFDGKAEHFRLGIEAFRWGLAYEYDPYFSLAIARVDPLPHQLEAVYDYFLKLARVRFLLADDPGAGKTIMAGLLIKELKIRGLAQRILIVAPANLTFQWQRELKDKFREDFDVIKGDILRANYGKNPWQENNQVVTSISWVSRIEDAKESLLRSHWDLVIVDEAHKMSAYSSDKKTLAYQLGERLSQMTDHYLLMTATPHKGDPANFCLFLELLDKDVYGDVKSLEEAMQRNTALFYLRRTKEALVTFPDPHTGEVTKLFTNRRVETIEFFIDNDEKHFYDALSRYVEDKSIKASHDDSARGRALGFTMAMLQRRFASSIYAVRRSLERMKDKREGILENPEAYRREQISRKLPEDFNDLTEAEQQRIIEDLESVVASVEPEDLRDEIAQLSRLITLALDLEKREVESKLVKLRDVINQQGMFTNEGKKDRTYVPMKLLIFTEHKDTLDYLVEKLRGWGLSVTQIHGGMKIGDRDIPNTRIYAEREFRESAQVLVATEAAGEGINLQFCWFMINYDIPWNPIRLEQRMGRIHRYGQEKDCLIFNFVSMNTREGRVLWKLFERIHAIESDLDPNGTGFIFNVLGDIFPANQLERLIRDMYVNNQTEDSIKARIVEQVDKKHFQQITDSALEGLVKRELNLSKIIGQTAEAKEKRLVPEAIADFFLQAAPLAGIQPKEVKKQHHTYRIGKLPRTLWSIGDELETRFGKLGREYKTICFDQKLLQDDPTLEWVTPGHPLFETVRESVIRQTQEALARGAVFYDLKRTSPSCLDVFSASITDGKARSLHQRLFVVETTDTGEMYIRQPTIFLDLTLPDGEVNIPDKNLLPNRQQVEQALLEKALESFLTEIKAQREKEITTIENHLEISLNTVIDRVQCQFAELIMQKESGSTETGLDGRIQQFENRLFELNGRLESRREALQQEKNCTIGNIHHHGRAWVIPHPERHSPEIAKMVSNAEIERIAIEKAIEFEQQRGWKVESVETQNRGFDLISRKPHTEDEQTAVAVRFIEVKGRAGVDGVALTNNEYKKASQLKDDYWLYVVFNCATNPEIHLIQNPVKLGWKPLIKVEHYQVDAKEILEFRM encoded by the coding sequence ATGTCTCAAGTTCGGGGAATAGCAGATAAATTACAACCAGAGGTAATTGTCAAGGGTTCATTATTCCCCGAACCAATCAAGATTATAACAACGATCGCGCTCGGAGAATCCCTGAAAGTAATTGGTAGTGGGGTAAAAAGTCAAAAGACTTACCAACCCATACTGAATTTAGAGCAGTTATTACAGTTGGAGATAAGTCCTGAAACAGAGCCATTTGACGGTAAAGCAGAGCATTTTCGTCTCGGTATAGAGGCTTTTAGATGGGGATTAGCCTATGAATACGATCCCTATTTTTCCTTGGCGATCGCCCGTGTGGATCCATTACCCCACCAATTAGAAGCCGTTTACGATTACTTTTTAAAGTTAGCTAGAGTACGTTTTCTCCTCGCCGATGATCCTGGGGCGGGTAAAACCATTATGGCAGGATTGTTAATCAAAGAGCTGAAAATTAGGGGTTTAGCCCAACGTATTTTAATTGTAGCCCCTGCTAATCTTACTTTTCAGTGGCAGAGGGAGTTAAAGGATAAATTTAGAGAAGACTTTGATGTGATTAAAGGGGATATTTTACGGGCTAACTACGGCAAAAACCCCTGGCAGGAAAACAATCAGGTGGTGACTTCCATCTCTTGGGTATCCCGTATCGAAGATGCTAAAGAAAGTTTATTGCGTAGTCATTGGGATTTGGTTATCGTGGATGAAGCCCATAAAATGAGTGCTTATAGTAGTGATAAGAAAACACTAGCTTACCAACTAGGGGAAAGACTATCCCAAATGACAGATCATTATCTGTTAATGACGGCAACTCCCCATAAAGGAGATCCAGCTAACTTCTGTCTCTTCTTAGAGTTACTGGATAAAGATGTCTATGGCGATGTTAAAAGTCTGGAAGAAGCGATGCAACGTAATACTGCTCTCTTTTACCTCAGACGTACCAAAGAAGCCCTCGTTACCTTCCCAGATCCCCATACAGGAGAAGTGACAAAGTTATTTACCAATCGCAGAGTAGAGACGATCGAGTTTTTCATCGATAATGATGAAAAACATTTCTACGATGCTTTAAGCCGTTATGTGGAAGATAAATCCATTAAAGCCTCTCATGATGACTCTGCCAGAGGTAGGGCTTTAGGTTTCACTATGGCAATGTTGCAAAGACGTTTTGCTTCGAGTATTTACGCTGTACGTCGTAGTTTGGAACGGATGAAAGATAAAAGGGAAGGCATTTTAGAGAATCCCGAAGCCTATCGCCGAGAGCAAATCAGTCGGAAACTACCAGAGGATTTTAACGACTTAACCGAAGCAGAACAACAACGTATTATCGAAGATTTGGAATCAGTCGTAGCATCTGTTGAACCAGAAGACTTACGGGATGAGATTGCCCAGTTATCTCGTCTCATTACCTTAGCGTTAGACCTAGAAAAACGAGAAGTAGAGTCCAAATTGGTTAAATTAAGGGATGTGATTAATCAACAGGGAATGTTTACTAATGAAGGAAAGAAAGATCGCACCTATGTACCGATGAAGTTGTTAATTTTCACCGAACATAAGGATACCCTAGACTATCTGGTAGAAAAGTTAAGGGGGTGGGGCTTGTCTGTTACCCAAATCCATGGGGGGATGAAAATTGGAGATAGGGATATTCCTAATACCCGTATTTATGCCGAAAGGGAATTTCGAGAAAGTGCACAGGTATTAGTCGCCACAGAAGCTGCAGGAGAGGGCATTAATTTACAATTTTGCTGGTTTATGATTAACTACGATATTCCTTGGAATCCCATTCGTTTAGAGCAACGTATGGGGCGTATTCACCGTTATGGGCAAGAAAAAGACTGTCTGATTTTCAACTTTGTCTCCATGAATACCCGTGAAGGTAGGGTGTTATGGAAATTATTTGAACGCATCCATGCCATAGAAAGTGATTTAGATCCTAATGGTACTGGTTTTATCTTTAACGTATTGGGAGATATTTTTCCTGCTAACCAGTTAGAGCGTTTGATTAGGGATATGTATGTAAATAATCAAACGGAAGACTCCATCAAAGCTCGTATTGTTGAACAAGTGGATAAAAAGCATTTTCAGCAAATCACTGACTCAGCCCTGGAAGGATTAGTCAAACGAGAGTTAAACTTATCGAAAATCATTGGACAAACCGCCGAGGCAAAGGAAAAACGATTAGTGCCAGAAGCTATCGCTGACTTTTTCCTTCAAGCTGCCCCCCTAGCAGGTATTCAGCCGAAGGAAGTCAAAAAACAACATCATACTTACCGTATTGGTAAATTACCCCGTACCCTTTGGAGTATCGGTGATGAATTAGAAACACGATTTGGTAAACTGGGCAGGGAATATAAGACTATTTGTTTTGACCAAAAATTATTACAAGACGATCCTACTTTAGAATGGGTAACACCGGGGCATCCCCTCTTTGAAACCGTCAGAGAATCCGTTATTCGTCAAACCCAAGAGGCTTTGGCAAGGGGAGCGGTATTTTATGACTTAAAACGGACTTCCCCTAGTTGTTTGGATGTTTTCAGTGCTTCTATTACCGATGGAAAGGCGAGATCGCTCCATCAACGCTTATTTGTGGTAGAAACCACAGACACAGGGGAAATGTATATTCGTCAACCAACCATCTTCCTTGATTTAACCTTACCCGATGGAGAAGTTAACATACCCGATAAAAACCTTTTACCGAACCGTCAACAAGTAGAACAAGCCTTGTTAGAGAAAGCCTTAGAGTCTTTTTTAACCGAAATCAAAGCCCAAAGAGAAAAAGAAATAACTACCATTGAAAATCATTTAGAAATCAGTCTAAATACCGTGATCGATCGAGTACAATGTCAGTTTGCGGAATTAATTATGCAGAAGGAATCAGGTTCAACAGAAACAGGATTAGACGGCAGAATCCAACAGTTTGAAAATAGACTATTTGAATTAAATGGGCGTTTAGAGTCTCGTCGAGAGGCATTACAGCAAGAAAAAAATTGTACCATCGGCAATATTCATCATCATGGTAGAGCATGGGTAATACCCCACCCAGAACGTCATTCTCCCGAAATAGCGAAAATGGTTAGTAATGCTGAAATTGAACGTATTGCCATCGAGAAGGCGATCGAATTTGAACAACAGAGAGGTTGGAAGGTTGAAAGTGTGGAAACCCAAAACAGGGGGTTTGATTTAATTTCCCGTAAACCCCACACAGAAGACGAACAAACCGCAGTAGCAGTAAGGTTTATCGAGGTAAAAGGAAGGGCAGGGGTTGATGGAGTAGCTTTAACCAATAACGAATATAAGAAAGCTAGTCAACTAAAGGATGATTATTGGCTATATGTAGTTTTTAACTGTGCTACTAATCCCGAAATACACTTAATTCAAAATCCTGTTAAGTTGGGGTGGAAACCATTAATTAAAGTTGAACATTATCAGGTGGATGCTAAGGAAATCTTAGAATTTAGAATGTAA